The Streptomyces cynarae genome contains a region encoding:
- a CDS encoding L,D-transpeptidase, producing the protein MATAGVFGGVLALTATAGTSNAATSVSNTGNHPKSQTRADQASAQDTSDARIKITPGQGAYNVGINDPVKVTVSNGTLTKVTMTAVATGAEVQGTLSADGTSWKPNGGLERATRYQIAAEAQDDGGRSTTGNATITTTSPANDFVGHLSPEDGSTVGVGMPVVVNFDKAVSDRAAVESEIQVSASSGQRVVGHWFNGNRLDFRPRHYWKPGSTVTVKLTLHGVRKTVTFKIGRSQISTVDARTKQMTVVRDGRTIKTIPISSGSPEHPTYNGRMVISEKFRQIHMNGATVGLMKDGKPAYDIKAVPHAMRLTDSGTFVHGNYWGADSVFGKVNTSHGCVGLKDVMSGGDGRQPAAWFFDNSMIGDVVIVKNSEGKTLLAPDNGLSDWNMPWSEWVADSTAP; encoded by the coding sequence ATGGCTACGGCCGGGGTATTCGGCGGTGTACTCGCACTCACGGCCACCGCCGGCACCAGTAACGCTGCCACCAGCGTCAGCAACACCGGGAATCACCCGAAATCGCAGACTCGGGCAGATCAGGCGAGCGCCCAGGACACTTCCGACGCCCGAATAAAGATCACGCCCGGCCAAGGTGCCTACAACGTCGGAATCAACGATCCCGTCAAAGTCACTGTCAGCAACGGCACGCTCACCAAGGTGACCATGACCGCCGTCGCGACTGGTGCCGAGGTCCAGGGCACCCTGTCCGCGGACGGTACCTCGTGGAAGCCGAACGGCGGACTGGAGCGGGCCACCAGGTATCAGATCGCCGCAGAGGCCCAGGACGACGGGGGCCGGTCCACCACCGGGAACGCCACCATCACCACGACCTCCCCGGCCAACGACTTCGTCGGGCACCTCTCCCCCGAGGACGGCTCGACCGTCGGCGTGGGCATGCCGGTGGTGGTCAACTTCGACAAGGCGGTCAGCGACAGGGCCGCCGTGGAGTCGGAGATCCAGGTCAGCGCGAGCAGCGGGCAGCGGGTCGTCGGTCACTGGTTCAACGGCAACCGTTTGGACTTCCGCCCCCGGCACTACTGGAAGCCCGGCTCCACCGTCACCGTCAAGCTCACCCTCCACGGTGTCCGGAAGACGGTCACGTTCAAGATCGGCCGGAGCCAGATCAGCACCGTCGACGCCAGGACGAAGCAGATGACCGTCGTACGGGACGGCAGGACGATCAAGACCATCCCGATCTCGTCCGGGAGCCCCGAGCATCCGACGTACAACGGCCGGATGGTCATCTCCGAGAAGTTCAGGCAGATCCATATGAACGGTGCGACCGTCGGTCTCATGAAGGACGGCAAGCCCGCCTACGACATCAAGGCCGTACCGCATGCCATGCGCCTGACCGACTCGGGAACGTTCGTCCACGGCAACTACTGGGGTGCCGACTCGGTCTTCGGCAAGGTCAATACCAGCCACGGCTGCGTGGGCCTGAAGGATGTCATGAGCGGCGGCGACGGCAGGCAACCCGCTGCGTGGTTCTTCGACAACTCGATGATCGGTGACGTCGTGATCGTCAAGAACTCCGAGGGCAAGACCCTGTTGGCCCCGGACAACGGCCTCAGCGACTGGAACATGCCGTGGAGCGAGTGGGTCGCGGACAGCACGGCCCCCTGA
- a CDS encoding endo alpha-1,4 polygalactosaminidase: MSVMRVARVGAAAAVVALLAVAGCGTKADTEDPSDASPGQSRSQASASQKPTSTAVRLPPPHAGFDYQIGGAYPPPRGVRVVSRDRTASPAPGLYNICYVNAFQAQPGDEKTWPADLLLRDHSGEVVVDQDWNEALLDIGTAAKRARVATRINQWIDGCAAKGFDAVEPDNYDSYTRSDNLLSAQDATDFITLLSAHAHARHLAIGQKNTLGLAGQRKRIGLDFAVTEECGQYDECAAYAKAFDNHVVDVEYTDSGLRKALAGYGDRMSIVRRDRDVSTPGNPGYVRRTT, from the coding sequence ATGTCCGTCATGCGTGTGGCCCGTGTCGGAGCGGCCGCCGCTGTGGTGGCCCTGCTGGCGGTCGCCGGCTGCGGCACCAAGGCCGACACGGAGGACCCCTCGGACGCGAGCCCAGGGCAGAGCCGGTCGCAGGCGTCCGCCTCGCAGAAGCCGACTTCCACCGCGGTCAGGCTCCCACCTCCGCACGCCGGCTTCGACTACCAGATCGGGGGCGCCTATCCTCCGCCGCGCGGAGTCCGCGTCGTCAGCCGTGACCGTACGGCGTCCCCCGCGCCGGGCCTCTACAACATCTGTTACGTCAACGCCTTCCAGGCCCAGCCCGGCGACGAGAAGACATGGCCCGCCGATCTACTGCTGCGGGACCACAGCGGCGAGGTGGTCGTCGACCAGGACTGGAACGAGGCGCTGCTCGACATCGGTACGGCGGCCAAGCGCGCCCGGGTGGCGACGCGGATCAACCAGTGGATCGACGGCTGCGCCGCCAAGGGCTTCGACGCGGTCGAGCCGGACAACTACGACAGCTACACCCGCTCCGACAACCTGCTGAGCGCGCAGGACGCCACCGACTTCATCACCCTTCTGTCGGCCCACGCGCACGCCCGCCATCTGGCCATCGGCCAGAAGAACACCCTCGGTCTGGCCGGGCAGCGCAAGCGGATCGGCCTCGACTTCGCGGTGACGGAGGAGTGCGGGCAGTACGACGAGTGCGCCGCGTACGCGAAGGCCTTCGACAACCACGTCGTCGACGTCGAGTACACGGACAGCGGCCTGCGCAAAGCCCTTGCGGGCTACGGCGACCGGATGAGCATCGTGCGCCGTGACCGGGACGTGTCCACGCCGGGCAACCCGGGCTATGTGCGCAGGACAACCTGA
- a CDS encoding trypsin-like serine protease, producing MTVLRASAVTAAACAAVLATAVPSSAINSYNATPAPERTEVGALIATWDNDGDPTTPDRVDWVCSGTMIDADTFLTAAHCTTDWPDNVKFYVSLDQDVQAGLDAAAKKYPGDPAAQAGAVAVQGTAHSHPDYPGPASDPHDISVIELPATKVKARWTFTPATLPTANQLGALGPQALNSTDWFVAGYGTQEAQRGPGGQTHPGGGVRMKAPVTFDALNDAWVRLAMTAPQGNGGACYGDSGGPNFAVIGGRNVLAATTITGDGPCYATNVSYRLDTPGARAFLAPFVKLP from the coding sequence TTGACCGTCCTACGCGCGTCCGCCGTCACCGCCGCAGCCTGTGCCGCCGTGCTAGCCACCGCCGTGCCGTCCTCGGCCATCAACTCCTACAACGCGACACCCGCACCCGAGCGCACCGAGGTCGGCGCGCTGATCGCGACCTGGGACAACGACGGCGACCCCACGACACCCGACCGGGTCGACTGGGTCTGCTCCGGAACCATGATCGACGCGGACACGTTCCTGACCGCCGCGCACTGCACCACCGACTGGCCCGACAACGTGAAGTTCTACGTGTCCCTGGACCAGGACGTGCAGGCCGGCCTCGACGCCGCCGCGAAGAAATACCCCGGCGATCCGGCCGCGCAGGCGGGCGCCGTCGCCGTCCAGGGCACCGCCCACAGCCACCCCGACTACCCCGGGCCCGCGTCCGACCCGCACGACATCTCGGTGATCGAGCTGCCGGCGACCAAGGTCAAGGCCCGCTGGACCTTCACTCCAGCCACGCTGCCCACCGCCAACCAGCTCGGCGCGCTCGGCCCGCAGGCGCTGAACTCCACCGACTGGTTCGTCGCCGGATACGGCACCCAGGAGGCCCAGCGCGGCCCCGGCGGCCAGACCCACCCCGGCGGCGGTGTCCGGATGAAGGCGCCTGTCACCTTCGACGCCCTCAACGACGCGTGGGTCCGCCTGGCGATGACCGCACCCCAGGGCAACGGCGGCGCCTGCTACGGCGACTCCGGCGGCCCGAACTTCGCCGTTATCGGCGGCCGGAACGTGCTTGCGGCCACCACGATCACCGGCGACGGCCCGTGCTATGCGACGAACGTGTCGTACCGCCTGGACACCCCAGGCGCCCGCGCCTTCCTGGCGCCGTTCGTGAAGCTGCCGTAG